Proteins encoded by one window of Cannabis sativa cultivar Pink pepper isolate KNU-18-1 chromosome 4, ASM2916894v1, whole genome shotgun sequence:
- the LOC115712988 gene encoding zinc finger CCCH domain-containing protein 44 isoform X2, with the protein MEEREAQASSFYKPSLGDEGGGGARFDQSVRELELKLMNVDQCETIGDLDDSQLVGASNTIVAVSAGTDGLGLGKGGLNEVKLVEKRKRGRPPRGQVKAAAPVRKKKDEEDVCFICFDGGSLVLCDRRGCPKAYHPACIKRDDAFFRSRAKWNCGWHICSTCQKASHYMCYTCTYSLCKGCIKDADYVCVRGNKGFCQTCMRTIMLIEKLNVNKESPQVDFDDKSSWEYLFKVYWVLLKDKLSLNIDELLKAKNPWKAPPLVISNRISSFENYCGNDDKTFASGNSCADLVASNAKRRKFENDLNVAHENCLPVDESGSDIAKPIQAEPNWASKELLEFVAHMRNGDTSLMSQFDVQTLLLEYIKRNKLRDPRQKCQIVCDSRLLNMFGKARVGHFEMLKLLEYHFLIKEDCPVTNAIMKEIVDSVGSQMESDQNCHSQITMNSDKNTKTHSRINDIGLPTKLDAYAAVDMHNINLIYLRRNLLENLVDDAEKFHEKVVGSIVRIRLPSNDQKPDVHRLVRVVGTTKSTKSYNIGTKATDVMLEIINLDKKELVSIDAISNQEFSQDECERLRQSIEFGLNKRFTVSEIQEKAMDLHAVKSNHGLEAEILRLTNLRDRASEKGHRKDLRECVEKLQLLNSPEERKRRLEEVPVVNSDPKIDSTCEFDDNDDKFKTKRSGFDTKEKDPISSGQGRDVLINGGSSALNHSTASLEQSKDNVEIIDLNGSYTLNNKVDPTDTGIDWSNQAVLGSELFSDALEVLTLGLSTGANQSVNDYEIEKIWHYRDPTGKVQGPFSMLHLRKWSASGMFPQELRIWRANEKQENSILLIDALTGQYCKEQLLPCNSHLPQEEVKGSSDDRGNDVDDRQNKSMMMNATAADGERVEESRNLEQDDLSRLREGNNEAVGSDGLGSHLSSCATLAVNSSEEHSGIFPEGWESFKANPIWPQAQVSSSLPTSVLPGNQNLLHHNSEEHGTERNSGQSNENMTPDCQTRNNQGCENLSEGEGQSGQSSGQNWRPPVTSPSNGWDPKAELESVVKSLGLFDEDQEEMPNQPTSTQKPSHESPEGQVAEKSQSPSIAPIQGAGVSWSPASSLVSGGAQLRKAAGDCFGYSSNPAKPAVEEWDSSLVSASSLRPANADIANDHAATPASISDQLTHSSSSHPQSNASSWHDLVPDPDEFSSLPDESVSDLLAEVEAMETLHRLSSHNMLNHGGEFREGSKTDCLSSVEEFSPAPEPGKGDALSSTADVHLTPQSNVTDESHVRGNAGVIDRGKRSKGHPSVSADMEGDAKHSDVSVNQFEANPDIQPHAPSTAGWDVAMTDVPWNARSESTNNWGAVPANAGMGGWEGGLEQGNGLMDWRPSQPTPPQVNTNMNLVTPPASLLGSYPRHGGGETLGSYSRHGGGGETLGSYPRHGGGERLTSPRDRGYHSRDSGVHRNRHSLHRQPFYGGSGYGGSQFRPPPKGQRVCKFFESGFCKKGTSCSYLHP; encoded by the exons ATGGAAGAGCGAGAAGCGCAAGCTTCGAGCTTTTATAAGCCATCGCTTGGAGATGAGGGAGGTGGTGGAGCGAGGTTTGACCAGTCGGTTAGGGAGCTTGAGTTGAAGCTTATGAACGTTGATCAATGCGAAACGATTGGGGACTTGGATGATTCTCAGTTAGTTGGAGCTTCGAATACGATCGTCGCTGTTTCTGCTGGAACTgatggtttgggtttgggtaaAGGTGGTTTGAATGAAGTGAAATTGGTGGAGAAGCGGAAGAGAGGTCGGCCGCCTAGAGGACAGGTCAAGGCGGCGGCTCCggtgaggaagaagaaagatgagGAGGATGTTTGTTTTATTTGCTTCGATGGTGGGAGTCTTGTGCTTTGTGATCGCCG GGGCTGCCCCAAGGCATATCACCCGGCGTGCATCAAGAGGGATGATGCATTTTTTCGATCAAGAGCTAAATGGAATTGTG GTTGGCATATATGTAGCACTTGCCAGAAAGCTTCACATTATATGTGTTATACTTGTACGTATTCTTTGTGTAAGGGATGTATTAAAGACGCCGATTATGTTTGTGTTCGAGGAAACAAAGGATTTTGTCAAACGTGCATGAGAACTATCATGCTGATTGAAAAGTTGAATGTAAATAAGGAATCG CCTCAAGTGGATTTTGATGATAAAAGTAGCTGGGAGTATCTTTTCAAAGTCTACTGGGTTCTTTTAAAAGATAAATTATCATTGAATATAGATGAGCTCTTGAAGGCTAAAAACCCATGGAAAGCTCCTCCACTTGTGATTTCTAATAGGATTTCTTCCTTCGAAAATTATTGTGGAAATGATGATAAAACTTTTGCTTCAGGCAACTCTTGTGCAGACCTTGTAGCCTCTAATGCTAAAAGAAGAAAATTCGAAAATGATCTTAATGTTGCACATGAGAATTGTTTGCCTGTTGACGAATCTGGCAGTGATATAGCAAAGCCTATTCAAGCAGAACCAAACTGGGCCTCGAAGGAGCTCCTGGAGTTTGTTGCTCATATGAGAAATGGTGATACTTCTTTGATGTCCCAGTTTGATGTCCAAACTTTACTGCTCGAGTATATAAAGAGAAACAAGCTTCGTGATCCTCGTCAAAAATGTCAAATTGTTTGTGATTCAAGGCTTTTGAACATGTTTGGTAAAGCGCGTGTTGGTCACTTTGAAATGCTAAAGCTTCTTGAATATCATTTTCTCATAAAAGAAGACTGTCCTGTGACCAATGCTATTATGAAGGAAATTGTTGATTCTGTTGGTAGCCAGATGGAGTCAGATCAGAACTGTCATAGTCAAATTACAATGAATAGTGATAAGAACACCAAGACACACAGTAGGATTAATGACATAGGATTGCCAACTAAACTAGATGCATATGCAGCAGTTGATATGCACAACATTAACTTAATTTACTTACGTCGAAATTTGTTGGAGAATCTAGTTGATGATGCTGAAAAATTCCACGAGAAGGTTGTTGGGTCAATTGTGCGAATAAGACTTCCTAGTAATGATCAAAAGCCAGATGTGCATAGGCTTGTCCGAGTagtag GAACCACTAAGAGTACAAAATCTTACAACATTGGCACGAAGGCAACTGATGTCATGCTTGAAATCATAAATTTGGATAAGAAGGAGCTTGTATCAATTGATGCAATTTCAAATCAGGAGTTCTCTCAG GATGAATGTGAACGTTTGCGTCAGAGTATTGAATTTGGGCTCAACAAGCGATTTACAGTT AGTGAGATCCAGGAAAAAGCAATGGACCTTCATGCAGTGAAATCAAATCAT GGGCTAGAGGCAGAGATATTGCGGCTTACTAATCTTCGTGACCGAGCTAGTGAAAAGGGACACCGAAAAGA TCTGAGAGAATGCGTGGAGAAATTACAGCTTCTGAATTCACCAGAGGAACGTAAGCGCAGACTGGAAGAGGTTCCCGTAGTGAACTCTGACCCGAAGATTGATTCAACCTGTGAGTTTGATGACAATG ATGATAAATTCAAAACCAAAAGATCTGGCTTCGATACAAAGGAAAAGGATCCTATTTCTTCTGGACAAGGAAGGGATGTCTTGATTAACGGTGGAAGCAGTGCACTAAATCATTCAACCGCCTCTCTTGAGCAAAGCAAGGATAATGTAGAAATAATTGATCTAAATGGTTCGTATACCTTGAATAACAAGGTTGATCCTACTGATACAGGTATTGATTGGAGTAATCAAGCAGTGTTGGGGTCCGAATTATTCTCTGATGCATTGGAAGTTTTGACACTGGGTCTTTCCACAGGGGCAAATCAATCTGTTAATGATTATGAGATAGAGAAGATATGGCATTACCGGGACCCAACTGGGAAGGTTCAAGGTCCGTTCTCTATGCTACATTTGCGAAAATGGAGTGCAAGTGGAATGTTTCCTCAGGAGTTGAGGATATGGAGGGCGAATGAAAAACAAGAAAACTCAATACTTTTGATTGATGCATTGACTGGGCAGTACTGTAAAGAGCAGTTATTACCATGCAATAGCCATTTGCCACAGGAGGAAGTCAAGGGTTCTTCTGATGATAGAGGTAATGATGTGGATGACAGGCAAAACAAGAGCATGATGATGAATGCTACTGCAGCAGATGGTGAAAGAGTCGAGGAGAGCAGAAATCTTGAGCAGGATGACCTGAGTCGGCTTCGTGAGGGTAACAATGAAGCTGTAGGTAGTGATGGATTGGGCTCTCATTTGTCTAGCTGTGCTACTCTTGCGGTCAATTCCAGCGAGGAACATAGTGGAATTTTTCCAGAGGGCTGGGAATCATTTAAGGCTAATCCTATTTGGCCTCAGGCCCAAGTGAGTAGTTCGTTACCCACTTCTGTTTTGCCTGGGAATCAAAACTTGTTGCATCATAACAGTGAAGAACATGGAACTGAAAGAAACTCCGGTCAGAGCAATGAAAATATGACTCCGGATTGTCAAACTAGAAATAACCAGGGCTGTGAAAACCTATCTGAGGGTGAAGGTCAATCAGGTCAATCTTCTGGTCAGAACTGGAGACCTCCTGTAACTAGTCCTTCAAATGGCTGGGATCCCAAAGCTGAACTTGAGTCTGTGGTCAAATCACTTGGACTATTTGACGAAGACCAGGAGGAAATGCCAAATCAGCCCACTTCCACCCAAAAGCCAAGTCATGAGAGCCCAGAAGGTCAGGTTGCTGAAAAGTCTCAGTCTCCTTCAATTGCTCCCATTCAGGGTGCAGGTGTTAGCTGGAGCCCTGCTTCTAGTCTAGTTAGTGGTGGCGCACAGCTACGTAAAGCAGCTGGTGACTGTTTTGGATATTCCTCTAATCCAGCCAAACCTGCTGTTGAGGAATGGGACTCCAGTCTTGTCTCTGCATCTTCTCTTAGGCCAGCCAATGCCGACATTGCCAATGATCATGCTGCCACTCCAGCTTCAATTAGTGATCAACTTACACATTCTTCATCCTCTCATCCTCAATCTAATGCATCTAGTTGGCATGATTTAGTTCCTGATCCTGATGAATTCAGTTCTCTACCTGATGAATCCGTTTCAGATTTACTAGCCGAAGTTGAAGCTATGGAGACTCTACATCGTTTGTCTTCCCATAATATGCTAAACCATGGAGGTGAGTTTAGAGAGGGTTCTAAAACTGATTGTCTCAGTTCTGTTGAGGAATTTAGCCCAGCACCTGAGCCTGGAAAGGGTGATGCTTTGAGCTCCACAGCTGACGTACACTTAACTCCTCAATCTAATGTGACAGATGAATCACATGTTAGAGGTAATGCAGGTGTAATCGATCGTGGAAAGAGGTCTAAAGGGCATCCTTCGGTGAGTGCTGATATGGAAGGGGATGCGAAGCACAGTGATGTTTCAGTAAACCAATTTGAAGCAAACCCAGATATTCAACCACATGCACCATCAACAGCAGGTTGGGATGTGGCTATGACAGATGTCCCTTGGAATGCACGATCCGAAAGCACCAACAACTGGGGAGCAGTTCCTGCAAATGCAGGAATGGGGGGCTGGGAAGGAGGATTAGAGCAAGGAAATGGTCTTATGGATTGGCGTCCTAGTCAGCCAACACCACCACAGGTAAACACAAACATGAATTTGGTTACACCTCCGGCGAGCCTTTTGGGAAGCTATCCTAGACATGGTGGTGGAGAGACTTTGGGAAGCTATTCTAGACATGGTGGCGGTGGAGAGACTTTGGGAAGCTATCCTAGACATGGCGGTGGAGAGAGATTAACTAGTCCGAGAGATCGGGGTTATCACAGTAGGGATTCAGGTGTTCATAGGAATAGGCATTCCTTGCACAGGCAACCATTTTATGGTGGCAGCGGCTACGGAGGATCTCAGTTCAGGCCTCCCCCCAAAGGGCAACGAGTTTGTAAATTCTTCGAAAGTGGATTCTGCAAGAAAGGTACATCATGTAGTTACTTGCACCCATGA
- the LOC115712988 gene encoding zinc finger CCCH domain-containing protein 44 isoform X3 — MEEREAQASSFYKPSLGDEGGGGARFDQSVRELELKLMNVDQCETIGDLDDSQLVGASNTIVAVSAGTDGLGLGKGGLNEVKLVEKRKRGRPPRGQVKAAAPVRKKKDEEDVCFICFDGGSLVLCDRRGCPKAYHPACIKRDDAFFRSRAKWNCGWHICSTCQKASHYMCYTCTYSLCKGCIKDADYVCVRGNKGFCQTCMRTIMLIEKLNVNKESPQVDFDDKSSWEYLFKVYWVLLKDKLSLNIDELLKAKNPWKAPPLVISNRISSFENYCGNDDKTFASGNSCADLVASNAKRRKFENDLNVAHENCLPVDESGSDIAKPIQAEPNWASKELLEFVAHMRNGDTSLMSQFDVQTLLLEYIKRNKLRDPRQKCQIVCDSRLLNMFGKARVGHFEMLKLLEYHFLIKEDCPVTNAIMKEIVDSVGSQMESDQNCHSQITMNSDKNTKTHSRINDIGLPTKLDAYAAVDMHNINLIYLRRNLLENLVDDAEKFHEKVVGSIVRIRLPSNDQKPDVHRLVRVVGTTKSTKSYNIGTKATDVMLEIINLDKKELVSIDAISNQEFSQDECERLRQSIEFGLNKRFTVSEIQEKAMDLHAVKSNHGLEAEILRLTNLRDRASEKGHRKDLRECVEKLQLLNSPEERKRRLEEVPVVNSDPKIDSTCEFDDNDDKFKTKRSGFDTKEKDPISSGQGRDVLINGGSSALNHSTASLEQSKDNVEIIDLNGSYTLNNKVDPTDTGANQSVNDYEIEKIWHYRDPTGKVQGPFSMLHLRKWSASGMFPQELRIWRANEKQENSILLIDALTGQYCKEQLLPCNSHLPQEEVKGSSDDRGNDVDDRQNKSMMMNATAADGERVEESRNLEQDDLSRLREGNNEAVGSDGLGSHLSSCATLAVNSSEEHSGIFPEGWESFKANPIWPQAQVSSSLPTSVLPGNQNLLHHNSEEHGTERNSGQSNENMTPDCQTRNNQGCENLSEGEGQSGQSSGQNWRPPVTSPSNGWDPKAELESVVKSLGLFDEDQEEMPNQPTSTQKPSHESPEGQVAEKSQSPSIAPIQGAGVSWSPASSLVSGGAQLRKAAGDCFGYSSNPAKPAVEEWDSSLVSASSLRPANADIANDHAATPASISDQLTHSSSSHPQSNASSWHDLVPDPDEFSSLPDESVSDLLAEVEAMETLHRLSSHNMLNHGGEFREGSKTDCLSSVEEFSPAPEPGKGDALSSTADVHLTPQSNVTDESHVRGNAGVIDRGKRSKGHPSVSADMEGDAKHSDVSVNQFEANPDIQPHAPSTAGWDVAMTDVPWNARSESTNNWGAVPANAGMGGWEGGLEQGNGLMDWRPSQPTPPQVNTNMNLVTPPASLLGSYPRHGGGETLGSYSRHGGGGETLGSYPRHGGGERLTSPRDRGYHSRDSGVHRNRHSLHRQPFYGGSGYGGSQFRPPPKGQRVCKFFESGFCKKGTSCSYLHP; from the exons ATGGAAGAGCGAGAAGCGCAAGCTTCGAGCTTTTATAAGCCATCGCTTGGAGATGAGGGAGGTGGTGGAGCGAGGTTTGACCAGTCGGTTAGGGAGCTTGAGTTGAAGCTTATGAACGTTGATCAATGCGAAACGATTGGGGACTTGGATGATTCTCAGTTAGTTGGAGCTTCGAATACGATCGTCGCTGTTTCTGCTGGAACTgatggtttgggtttgggtaaAGGTGGTTTGAATGAAGTGAAATTGGTGGAGAAGCGGAAGAGAGGTCGGCCGCCTAGAGGACAGGTCAAGGCGGCGGCTCCggtgaggaagaagaaagatgagGAGGATGTTTGTTTTATTTGCTTCGATGGTGGGAGTCTTGTGCTTTGTGATCGCCG GGGCTGCCCCAAGGCATATCACCCGGCGTGCATCAAGAGGGATGATGCATTTTTTCGATCAAGAGCTAAATGGAATTGTG GTTGGCATATATGTAGCACTTGCCAGAAAGCTTCACATTATATGTGTTATACTTGTACGTATTCTTTGTGTAAGGGATGTATTAAAGACGCCGATTATGTTTGTGTTCGAGGAAACAAAGGATTTTGTCAAACGTGCATGAGAACTATCATGCTGATTGAAAAGTTGAATGTAAATAAGGAATCG CCTCAAGTGGATTTTGATGATAAAAGTAGCTGGGAGTATCTTTTCAAAGTCTACTGGGTTCTTTTAAAAGATAAATTATCATTGAATATAGATGAGCTCTTGAAGGCTAAAAACCCATGGAAAGCTCCTCCACTTGTGATTTCTAATAGGATTTCTTCCTTCGAAAATTATTGTGGAAATGATGATAAAACTTTTGCTTCAGGCAACTCTTGTGCAGACCTTGTAGCCTCTAATGCTAAAAGAAGAAAATTCGAAAATGATCTTAATGTTGCACATGAGAATTGTTTGCCTGTTGACGAATCTGGCAGTGATATAGCAAAGCCTATTCAAGCAGAACCAAACTGGGCCTCGAAGGAGCTCCTGGAGTTTGTTGCTCATATGAGAAATGGTGATACTTCTTTGATGTCCCAGTTTGATGTCCAAACTTTACTGCTCGAGTATATAAAGAGAAACAAGCTTCGTGATCCTCGTCAAAAATGTCAAATTGTTTGTGATTCAAGGCTTTTGAACATGTTTGGTAAAGCGCGTGTTGGTCACTTTGAAATGCTAAAGCTTCTTGAATATCATTTTCTCATAAAAGAAGACTGTCCTGTGACCAATGCTATTATGAAGGAAATTGTTGATTCTGTTGGTAGCCAGATGGAGTCAGATCAGAACTGTCATAGTCAAATTACAATGAATAGTGATAAGAACACCAAGACACACAGTAGGATTAATGACATAGGATTGCCAACTAAACTAGATGCATATGCAGCAGTTGATATGCACAACATTAACTTAATTTACTTACGTCGAAATTTGTTGGAGAATCTAGTTGATGATGCTGAAAAATTCCACGAGAAGGTTGTTGGGTCAATTGTGCGAATAAGACTTCCTAGTAATGATCAAAAGCCAGATGTGCATAGGCTTGTCCGAGTagtag GAACCACTAAGAGTACAAAATCTTACAACATTGGCACGAAGGCAACTGATGTCATGCTTGAAATCATAAATTTGGATAAGAAGGAGCTTGTATCAATTGATGCAATTTCAAATCAGGAGTTCTCTCAG GATGAATGTGAACGTTTGCGTCAGAGTATTGAATTTGGGCTCAACAAGCGATTTACAGTT AGTGAGATCCAGGAAAAAGCAATGGACCTTCATGCAGTGAAATCAAATCAT GGGCTAGAGGCAGAGATATTGCGGCTTACTAATCTTCGTGACCGAGCTAGTGAAAAGGGACACCGAAAAGA TCTGAGAGAATGCGTGGAGAAATTACAGCTTCTGAATTCACCAGAGGAACGTAAGCGCAGACTGGAAGAGGTTCCCGTAGTGAACTCTGACCCGAAGATTGATTCAACCTGTGAGTTTGATGACAATG ATGATAAATTCAAAACCAAAAGATCTGGCTTCGATACAAAGGAAAAGGATCCTATTTCTTCTGGACAAGGAAGGGATGTCTTGATTAACGGTGGAAGCAGTGCACTAAATCATTCAACCGCCTCTCTTGAGCAAAGCAAGGATAATGTAGAAATAATTGATCTAAATGGTTCGTATACCTTGAATAACAAGGTTGATCCTACTGATACAG GGGCAAATCAATCTGTTAATGATTATGAGATAGAGAAGATATGGCATTACCGGGACCCAACTGGGAAGGTTCAAGGTCCGTTCTCTATGCTACATTTGCGAAAATGGAGTGCAAGTGGAATGTTTCCTCAGGAGTTGAGGATATGGAGGGCGAATGAAAAACAAGAAAACTCAATACTTTTGATTGATGCATTGACTGGGCAGTACTGTAAAGAGCAGTTATTACCATGCAATAGCCATTTGCCACAGGAGGAAGTCAAGGGTTCTTCTGATGATAGAGGTAATGATGTGGATGACAGGCAAAACAAGAGCATGATGATGAATGCTACTGCAGCAGATGGTGAAAGAGTCGAGGAGAGCAGAAATCTTGAGCAGGATGACCTGAGTCGGCTTCGTGAGGGTAACAATGAAGCTGTAGGTAGTGATGGATTGGGCTCTCATTTGTCTAGCTGTGCTACTCTTGCGGTCAATTCCAGCGAGGAACATAGTGGAATTTTTCCAGAGGGCTGGGAATCATTTAAGGCTAATCCTATTTGGCCTCAGGCCCAAGTGAGTAGTTCGTTACCCACTTCTGTTTTGCCTGGGAATCAAAACTTGTTGCATCATAACAGTGAAGAACATGGAACTGAAAGAAACTCCGGTCAGAGCAATGAAAATATGACTCCGGATTGTCAAACTAGAAATAACCAGGGCTGTGAAAACCTATCTGAGGGTGAAGGTCAATCAGGTCAATCTTCTGGTCAGAACTGGAGACCTCCTGTAACTAGTCCTTCAAATGGCTGGGATCCCAAAGCTGAACTTGAGTCTGTGGTCAAATCACTTGGACTATTTGACGAAGACCAGGAGGAAATGCCAAATCAGCCCACTTCCACCCAAAAGCCAAGTCATGAGAGCCCAGAAGGTCAGGTTGCTGAAAAGTCTCAGTCTCCTTCAATTGCTCCCATTCAGGGTGCAGGTGTTAGCTGGAGCCCTGCTTCTAGTCTAGTTAGTGGTGGCGCACAGCTACGTAAAGCAGCTGGTGACTGTTTTGGATATTCCTCTAATCCAGCCAAACCTGCTGTTGAGGAATGGGACTCCAGTCTTGTCTCTGCATCTTCTCTTAGGCCAGCCAATGCCGACATTGCCAATGATCATGCTGCCACTCCAGCTTCAATTAGTGATCAACTTACACATTCTTCATCCTCTCATCCTCAATCTAATGCATCTAGTTGGCATGATTTAGTTCCTGATCCTGATGAATTCAGTTCTCTACCTGATGAATCCGTTTCAGATTTACTAGCCGAAGTTGAAGCTATGGAGACTCTACATCGTTTGTCTTCCCATAATATGCTAAACCATGGAGGTGAGTTTAGAGAGGGTTCTAAAACTGATTGTCTCAGTTCTGTTGAGGAATTTAGCCCAGCACCTGAGCCTGGAAAGGGTGATGCTTTGAGCTCCACAGCTGACGTACACTTAACTCCTCAATCTAATGTGACAGATGAATCACATGTTAGAGGTAATGCAGGTGTAATCGATCGTGGAAAGAGGTCTAAAGGGCATCCTTCGGTGAGTGCTGATATGGAAGGGGATGCGAAGCACAGTGATGTTTCAGTAAACCAATTTGAAGCAAACCCAGATATTCAACCACATGCACCATCAACAGCAGGTTGGGATGTGGCTATGACAGATGTCCCTTGGAATGCACGATCCGAAAGCACCAACAACTGGGGAGCAGTTCCTGCAAATGCAGGAATGGGGGGCTGGGAAGGAGGATTAGAGCAAGGAAATGGTCTTATGGATTGGCGTCCTAGTCAGCCAACACCACCACAGGTAAACACAAACATGAATTTGGTTACACCTCCGGCGAGCCTTTTGGGAAGCTATCCTAGACATGGTGGTGGAGAGACTTTGGGAAGCTATTCTAGACATGGTGGCGGTGGAGAGACTTTGGGAAGCTATCCTAGACATGGCGGTGGAGAGAGATTAACTAGTCCGAGAGATCGGGGTTATCACAGTAGGGATTCAGGTGTTCATAGGAATAGGCATTCCTTGCACAGGCAACCATTTTATGGTGGCAGCGGCTACGGAGGATCTCAGTTCAGGCCTCCCCCCAAAGGGCAACGAGTTTGTAAATTCTTCGAAAGTGGATTCTGCAAGAAAGGTACATCATGTAGTTACTTGCACCCATGA